A region of the Fibrobacter sp. UBA4297 genome:
ACAATCGGCCATCCACGTCTAGCCGCACGTAAACGGGACGATTCCACCCGGAAATATCAACAGAAGCGGTCTGTTCAACAAACGAGTGTGAGCCAACCATGTTCCCGATGGCATCATATAAACGGAGAGTCTTTTTGCCCGCTACAGGCGCTTCAATACCCAGCATCCCATGTGACACGTGAATTTGCATTTTCGGCAAAAGACTTTGTGTAAGCGACACCGTTTTACTCGATGACGACACCGACGAACTCGATTCAGAAAGCGAACTTGACGATGTTGCAGAACTCGACGAAGCAATGTCGGGGCATTTATTCAAAGTCCTGGAGCGTTTTGTTGTAAAACAGACTCGGTCATTTCCGTCAAAGACGATATTGAAAATCCCGTCAACAGAGGCTTTACCGTTATTGTTGACAAAATCGAATTCCGTAAAAGATTCCTGGTTTTGGCTCAGTACCGAGCGTACTTCGACACGCTGATGATTGATATCTCCGTTCGGATCATTTGTTGCAAATACTCTAGAATTGTAATCGACATACCAAATCAGGACGCCGTTTTTTCCTTTCTTTTGGCTGTACGAGGAACTTCCGATTTTAGAATCAAAACCCACTGCCGGGCGGTACTCAACAAGATAGTACTCATTGGGCTGATTCGGATTTGAGACGGCATACGCCTGCATTTTAGACAAGTTTTTAAGTTCGTAGACGCTATCTCCATTGACGATTTCAGTCGGCTTTAGCCAGCCCATAGCCTCGCGTTCAAATGCAGAAAATGTCGCCGGATAGCCGCCGTTTCCATTGCGGAGTCCAAGCGCCATCACGTCATACGGCAAGGGGCCAATTGTCGCATAGCCATATTCATCGGCACTGTACAAGTCAACAAGCCCGATAACATGGCTAAACTCATGAATAAAGGCGCCCAGCATAGCGACATCTTTTGTACTCGTTGCATAGGGCTTGTTTTCGGCCTTCTGCGAGACAAAGGCGTATTTATTGAAGTTGTACCCGTTTTTCGAATAAATTCGACCCATGCTATTTTTCAAGGCATCCATGTGATTAAAAAAGTAACGGTCGTACTTGTTTGCTTCTTCTTTTGAGGTGGGGTGCAAGATGACAAACGGAATAACGCTTTCATACTTGCCCGCGCGAGCTTTAAAGTCACTGCGTTCGACAAGCATATCAATGGATGGTGGAATAAATTTTGCATCGCCACTGTATTCACTAAATTTTTTAGGAAGCTTGATCGGATAAATGTCAAATGTCGGCTTAAACTTTCCAGCAGAACTTTCTACAAAGTAATCGCGAACACTACCGTAAACACCATTTTCCTTGAAGCCTTCTTCATTGAACATTCTTGCAATAAGGGCGGAATCCAGAGCCTTGAAATCGGATGTTTCTACAAGCAGCACTGGGAAATAGCGTTCACCTGCAGAGAATACGTCGGCATCGTTACCAGAACGAATCATAGACAGTCCGGCAGGAGCCGCGGGCATCATCATGTTGTCCGTATAAATTATCTTTTCCATCCTGATGTTTTCTAAAGATTCGGCCACATCAGCCCACGCCACAGACGCAGTTAGCGTACAAGCCCCGAACAGGCGCATCCAAAATGTCGAACAATCAAACCAACTCATAGTGAGAATATAAATATAAATTCGTCAAAAAGGAGATGCCCCATCAAGTGGGGCATGACATTTTGCGCAAGGAGAAGCCTCATCAAGTGGGGCATGACATTTTGCGCAAGGAGAAGCCTCATCAAGTGAGGCATGACATTTTGCGCAAGGAGAAGCCCGCTCGGAGGCGGGCATGACAAATCAACTATTTTCCGTCATTTTCGCAGAAAGCGTCAGCCACGGGCCACGGCCGCATGACGTACTTTTTTGCGTTCAAAAAATAAAGCTGCGCAAGCGAAGCTAATTAAAATTTTTATCTTTGGGCGTGTAAAACAAAAGAGGTCTAATTATGACGTTTGAAGAAATGTACGCACTGGCCTGCCAGCGCAAGAAAGACATGCCGGAAGGCAAGGGCACCACAGAACTCTTCAAGAAAGGCCCGCACGGCATCGGCAAGAAACTCGTCGAAGAAGCCGCCGAAAGCTGGATGGCCGCCCGCTTTGAATCGCGCGACGCCCAGTGCCTCGAACTTTCTCAAGTGCTCTACTACGTTGCCGTCATGATGGCAGAAAAAGGTCTCACCCTCGAAGAAGTGTACGCAAAACTATGATTAAGGTAGCTCTCCCGAACAAGGGCATGCTTTTTGAACCGACCCAGGAACTCCTCAAGGCCTGCGGTTACAAGGCATCCAAGCCCTACAAGACTTTGACCCAGATCGACACCAAGAACGGTATCGAATTCTTCTTCCTCCGTCCGAGTGACATCCCGATGTACGTGGGCCGCGGCATCATCGACGCCGGCATCACGGGTATCGACTTCAACGCCGAAGCCAAGAGCCCGGCCGTAAAGGTCTTGGAC
Encoded here:
- the hisE gene encoding phosphoribosyl-ATP diphosphatase, producing the protein MTFEEMYALACQRKKDMPEGKGTTELFKKGPHGIGKKLVEEAAESWMAARFESRDAQCLELSQVLYYVAVMMAEKGLTLEEVYAKL